The Indicator indicator isolate 239-I01 chromosome 30, UM_Iind_1.1, whole genome shotgun sequence genome has a window encoding:
- the TLCD3A gene encoding TLC domain-containing protein 3A: MWRTLALASAFFPGLFVLCIRLLHWAAPGWSLKDRILLSGRLVSTVQATMATVSGIMVVLNCKDVVHDRHWLAVEYIWVLVPYMTYDIYVMYLCHWHKSQERGVVEKKHSLASVWSFLLQERLMVTHHLFILIVLTPITQHFRGELGDFFVGCIFIAELSTPFVSLGKILMQLKMQDTLLHKVNGVLVLVTFFLCRILLFPFMYAAYGRQVGIPVYMVPFRIPLHCNIANASLIAPQLYWFRLICRKAARLYGRSPADKGR; this comes from the exons ATGTGGCGGACGCTGGCCCTCGCCTCCGCCTTCTTCCCGGGGCTCTTCGTCCTCTGCATCCGGTTACTGCACTGGGCCGCCCCGGGATGGAGCCTCAAGGACCGCATCCTCCTCAGCGGCAG GTTGGTGTCAACAGTCCAAGCCACGATGGCGACAGTATCGGGGATCATGGTTGTCCTTAACTGCAAGGATGTGGTTCATGACAG GCACTGGCTGGCTGTGGAGTACATCTGGGTCCTTGTTCCCTACATGACCTACGACATTTACGTCATGTACCTCTGCCACTGGCACAAGAGCCAGGAGAGGGGAGTCGTGGAGAAGAAGCACTCCCTGGCCAGTGTGTGGAGCTTCCTTCTGCAGGAGCGGCTGATGGTGACCCACCACCTCTTCATCCTCATCGTGCTCACCCCCATCACCCAG cactTCAGGGGAGAGCTGGGGGACTTCTTCGTGGGCTGCatcttcatagcagagctgagcactccTTTCGTATCACTGGGCAAAATCCTCATGCAG ctcaaaATGCAGGACACCCTCCTGCACAAGGTGAACGGAGTCCTCGTCCTGGTGACCTTCTTCCTCTGCCGtattctcctcttccccttcatGTATGCGGCCTATGGCAGGCAGGTGGGAATCCCTGTTTACATGGTGCCCTTCCGCATCCCCCTGCACTGCAACATCGCCAACGCCTCCCTCATCGCCCCCCAGCTCTACTGGTTCAGGCTCATCTGCCGCAAAGCCGCTCGCCTCTACGGCCGCTCCCCCGCCGACAAGGGCAGATAA
- the GEMIN4 gene encoding gem-associated protein 4 — protein MEPGPWGVCEETAILQGGFLLAARLIQPRPLRELLKAEWPRVGPPITDALREIGARCPSPLQHSLWKKEAVAIVWAKVLLPAPPAPSLELEWQEDGFFSVGRMIPDVNRTVLFELVKALGGSRLFVQLLLALPQDVRHSELQHLVEYIASETSSSDISFFLDVWWEVMKHKEGQEDATVSAFSTLMCQHGCETSLDDGLQPPKRFKGDPGSLNDSPAATSLFMVLIEGLKQTYRSITLPRMKCYALANLVELLSMFTELEAKVVPLPVTEYLAKISSVVSLWISDTESQFHQSGLDEKVKEAERSMSLLSVAKLSHEELFVGLGFLCSLLHAWGEELQGTLNSSEGLCYESYRLLDSLTTFGKNLISFSETRDLGEDEAHTVLELTQVTKDFLKEISTSLKGKNLDTSLVLSVAVTIIEQKLDRHVEVCSIFASDKTWAFSKDWVDCLVKNKGLFQKPELVLKLLETLVNFAMSHQDKEARELQMKVTKAIVECYTELSLTDKNKVISGVLTSWGGPGLSLSLQVVMEGFQEDLNVTFNQITKSVSDEGLTRAVASVARLVLLYPEATVKQVCNLAVINLGAHQFLAQILCSFPALSFLETCDDPNRPHSLVVKCLEEAIWGRLSSVREEEQFLEFLAFLMQPSSATPLVSPAEVTKAFVLPYLKSNSAQTDLSLQILNKVLGIQHCSEEHWIKSCHPFPLLLSLCKLLDGYTKYWHQPRDQLFPSLETKDLILNILCQFCEVVRPETIPSPELWVQSLAWLHRKVASLDWTIGLRLKKLYGDHFKNEVPATLFEICTLPEDEWTSQPLPAYGPGSGLLAWMECCCVSVALRDTMLTLLKVNVDNPEEVNLFSKGFLVALIQVLPWCSHSEWKRLMHVVENLLQRQVLHVPYTLEYVQYMPLLNLRPFACPLQLSVLFLRGFQLLCSSSCSTWLPAEAWLHVVQLYCGSLTDLLGSVKSTAGPPSPSAEDRNFTQEVAFICIQMFCHLLHVATMLPDTGCGEPLVVVALEILSQYEMFSSADTAPSNVLRRANERHFLESITDNVGDKELRSTLLQKLSKLGAHSAGELA, from the exons ATGGAGCCCG GGCCGTGGGGCGTGTGCGAGGAGACGGCGATACTGCAGGGCGGCTTCCTGCTGGCCGCCCGCCTGATCCAGCCGCGGCCATTGCGGGAGCTGCTCAAAGCCGAGTGGCCACGCGTGGGACCCCCAATCACCGACGCCCTGCGGGAGATCGGCGCCCGCTGCCCTTCGCcgctgcagcacagcctctggAAGAAGGAGGCCGTGGCCATCGTCTGGGCTAAAGTCCTGCTGCCCGCCCCGCCGGCCCCCTCGCTGGAGTTGGAATGGCAGGAGGACGGCTTCTTCTCCGTGGGCAGGATGATCCCCGATGTCAACCGCACTGTCCTCTTCGAGCTGGTTAAGGCCCTCGGCGGATCCCGGCTCTtcgtgcagctgctgctggcgcTGCCCCAGGATGTACGCCATAGCGAGCTGCAGCACCTGGTGGAGTACATCGCCAGCGAGACGTCCTCATCAGACATCAGCTTCTTCTTGGACGTGTGGTGGGAGGTGATGAAACACAAGGAGGGACAGGAAGATGCAACGGTCTCTGCGTTCAGTACTCTCATGTGTCAACATGGCTGTGAGACCTCTCTGGATGATGGTCTCCAGCCCCCAAAGAGGTTCAAGGGTGACCCTGGCTCTCTGAATGACTCTCCTGCTGCTACCAGCCTGTTCATGGTCCTGATAGAGGGTTTGAAGCAAACCTACAGGAGCATCACCCTGCCCCGCATGAAGTGCTATGCCTTGGCCAATCTGGTGGAGCTTCTCTCTATGTTCACTGAGCTGGAGGCAAAGGTTGTCCCCCTCCCAGTCACAGAGTACCTGGCCAAGATCAGCTCTGTGGTCAGCCTCTGGATCAGTGACACTGAAAGCCAGTTCCATCAGAGTGGGCTAGatgagaaggtgaaggaagcagagagaagcatGAGCCTCTTGTCTGTGGCCAAGCTCTCTCATGAGGAGCTCTTTGTTGGCTTGGGTTTTCTCTGCAGCTTGTTGCATGCTTGGGGAGAGGAGTTGCAGGGCACCTTGAACAGCTCTGAGGGGCTCTGCTACGAGAGCTACCGGCTCCTGGACTCTCTTACCACCTTTGGGAAGAACCTGATTTCCTTCTCAGAAACTAGAGACCTGGGTGAGGATGAGGCGCACACAGTGTTAGAGCTGACACAGGTCACCAAGGACTTTCTCAAGGAGATCAGCACCAGTCTGAAGGGCAAAAATTTGGACACCAGCCTTGTGCTTTCAGTTGCTGTGACAATCATTGAGCAAAAGCTGGACCGGCATGTGGAGGTGTGCTCCATTTTTGCTTCTGACAAGACCTGGGCCTTTTCAAAGGACTGGGTTGACTGCCTTGTGAAAaacaaaggtctcttccagaaaCCAGAGCTAGTTCTGAAATTGCTGGAGACACTGGTGAACTTTGCTATGTCCCACCAAGACAAGGAGGCCCGAGAGCTGCAGATGAAAGTGACCAAAGCCATTGTGGAGTGTTACACTGAGCTTTCATTAACTGACAAAAACAAAGTGATCTCAGGTGTTCTGACATCCTGGGGTGGACCAGGTCTGTCCCTGAGCTTGCAGGTTGTCATGGAGGGGTTCCAGGAGGACCTGAATGTGACTTTCAACCAGATCACAAAGAGCGTGTCTGATGaaggcctgaccagggctgtgGCTTCTGTGGCCAGGCTCGTGCTGCTGTATCCCGAGGCCACAGTGAAGCAGGTTTGCAATCTTGCTGTCATCAACCTAGGAGCACACCAGTTCCTTGCACAaatcctctgctccttcccagcactgagctttTTGGAGACCTGTGATGATCCAAACAGGCCACACAGCCTGGTGGTGAAGTGTCTGGAAGAAGCAATATGGGGGAGGCTTTCCTCTGTGAGGGAAGAGGAGCAGTTCCTTGAGTTCTTGGCCTTTCTCATGCAGCCAAGCTCAGCCACGCCACTTGTGTCACCTGCAGAGGTGACCAAAGCCTTTGTCCTTCCCTATTTGAAGTCAAACTCTGCTCAAACTGACCTGAGCCTCCAGATCCTCAATAAGGTTTTGGGGATACAGCACTGTTCTGAAGAGCACTGGATCAAGTCCTGTCACCCATTCCcacttctcctcagcctctgcaAGCTTCTAGATGGTTACACAAAGTACTGGCATCAGCCCAGGGACCAGCTCTTCCCTTCACTGGAGACCAAAGACCTGATACTGAACAtcctctgccagttctgtgAGGTGGTAAGGCCAGAAACCATCCCCTCCCCTGAGCTGTGGGTGCAGTCGCTGGCTTGGCTGCACAGGAAGGTGGCATCACTGGACTGGACCATCGGTCTCCGGCTGAAGAAGCTTTATGGAGACCACTTCAAGAATGAGGTCCCGGCAACGCTGTTTGAGATCTGCACACTTCCTGAGGATGAGTGGACATCCCAGCCTTTGCCAGCCTATGGACCGGGCAGCGGGCTCCTGGCATGGATggagtgctgctgtgtgtcCGTGGCTCTTAGGGACACTATGCTGACGCTCCTCAAAGTCAATGTGGACAACCCCGAAGAAGTGAATCTCTTCAGCAAAGGGTTCCTGGTGGCCCTCATACAGGTCCTTCCTTGGTGCAGCCACAGTGAGTGGAAGAGGCTCATGCACGTGGTGGAAAatctgctgcagaggcaggtgCTGCATGTGCCCTACACGCTGGAGTATGTGCAGTACATGCCCCTGCTCAACCTCCGGCCCTTTGCCTGCCCcctccagctctctgtgctcttcttgcgtggcttccagctcctctgcagctccagctgttcCACCTGGCTGCCGGCAGAGGCTTGGCTCCACGTGGTCCAGCTCTACTGTGGTAGCCTCACAGACCTGCTGGGCTCAGTCAAGAGCACTGCAGGGCCCCCCTCACCGTCTGCTGAGGACAGAAACTTCACGCAGGAGGTGGCCTTCATCTGCATTCAAATGTTCTGTCACCTGCTGCATGTTGCCACCATGCTGCCGGACACGGGGTGTGGCGAGCCGCTGGTGGTGGTGGCCTTGGAGATCCTCTCACAGTATGAGATGTTCAGCAGCGCTGATACAGCCCCCAGCAACGTGCTGCGGAGAGCCAATGAGAGACACTTCTTGGAGTCCATCACAGACAACGTGGGCGACAAGGAGCTGCGCAGCACCCTCCTGCAGAAGCTCAGCAAGCTGGGAGCCCACTCGGCTGGAGAGCTGGCTTGA
- the GLOD4 gene encoding glyoxalase domain-containing protein 4 isoform X1 — translation MGARRALHFVFKVADRGRTARFYRELLGMSVLRHEEFEEGCKASCNGPYDGKWSKTMVGYGPEDNHFVAELTYNYGIGEYRLGNDFLGITLVSSQAVSNAKKMGWPLKEIAAGVFEAEAPGGYKFYLEDREQAKQDPVLKVTLGVSDLQKSVNYWSDLLGMKIYEKDEGKQRALLGYGDNQCKLELKSVGGAVDHGTAFGRIAFSCAKEELSKIEALMKTENQKILTPLVSLDTPGKATVQVIILADPDGHEICFVGDEAFRDLSKVDPNGDKLLDDAMAADNSDKWFAEQKKKKAAA, via the exons ATGGGGGCCCGGCGCGCGCTGCACTTTGTCTTCAAAGTAGCGGACCGCGGGCGGACCGCGCGCTTCTACCGCGAGCTGCTGGGCATGAGC GTTCTGAGGCATGAGGAGTTCGAGGAGGGATGCAAGGCCAGCTGCAACGG CCCTTATGAtggaaaatggagcaaaacaaTGGTGGGCTATGGGCCAGAAGACAACCACTTTGTTGCAGAGTTGACTTACAATTATGGTATTGGAGAATATCGCCTGGGCAATGACTTTCTG GGTATAACACTTGTgtccagccaggctgtgagcaaTGCAAAGAAGATGGGGTGGCCCCTCAAAGAAATCGCAGCTGGTGTTTTTGAAGCTGAAGCCCCAGGAGGATACAAGTTCTACTTGGAAGACAGGGAACAAGCCAAACAAG ATCCTGTGCTGAAGGTGACCTTGGGTGTCTCTGATCTGCAGAAGTCTGTTAACTACTGGTCTGACTTACTCGGGATGAAAATATATGAGAAGGATGAGGGAAAACAAAGGGCTTTGCTGGGCTATGGGGATAACCAG TGTAAGCTGGAGTTGAAGTCTGTTGGAGGAGCAGTGGATCACGGGACAGCATTTGGGCGGATTGCATTCTCCTGTGCAAAAGAGGAG TTGTCAAAGATTGAAGCACTGATGAAAACGGAGAATCAGAAAATTTTAACACCTCTGGTTAGCTTGGACACACCTGGCAAAGCCACAGTGCAAGTGATTATTTTGGCTGATCCT GATGGCCATGAAATCTGTTTTGTGGGAGATGAAGCATTCAGAGATCTGTCCAAGGTGGACCCTAACGGTGACAAATTGTTAGATGAT GCCATGGCGGCAGACAACAGCGACAAATGGTTTGCtgaacagaagaagaagaaggctGCTGCTTAG
- the GLOD4 gene encoding glyoxalase domain-containing protein 4 isoform X5 — translation MGARRALHFVFKVADRGRTARFYRELLGMSVLRHEEFEEGCKASCNGPYDGKWSKTMVGYGPEDNHFVAELTYNYGIGEYRLGNDFLGITLVSSQAVSNAKKMGWPLKEIAAGVFEAEAPGGYKFYLEDREQAKQDPVLKVTLGVSDLQKSVNYWSDLLGMKIYEKDEGKQRALLGYGDNQLSKIEALMKTENQKILTPLVSLDTPGKATVQVIILADPDGHEICFVGDEAFRDLSKVDPNGDKLLDDAMAADNSDKWFAEQKKKKAAA, via the exons ATGGGGGCCCGGCGCGCGCTGCACTTTGTCTTCAAAGTAGCGGACCGCGGGCGGACCGCGCGCTTCTACCGCGAGCTGCTGGGCATGAGC GTTCTGAGGCATGAGGAGTTCGAGGAGGGATGCAAGGCCAGCTGCAACGG CCCTTATGAtggaaaatggagcaaaacaaTGGTGGGCTATGGGCCAGAAGACAACCACTTTGTTGCAGAGTTGACTTACAATTATGGTATTGGAGAATATCGCCTGGGCAATGACTTTCTG GGTATAACACTTGTgtccagccaggctgtgagcaaTGCAAAGAAGATGGGGTGGCCCCTCAAAGAAATCGCAGCTGGTGTTTTTGAAGCTGAAGCCCCAGGAGGATACAAGTTCTACTTGGAAGACAGGGAACAAGCCAAACAAG ATCCTGTGCTGAAGGTGACCTTGGGTGTCTCTGATCTGCAGAAGTCTGTTAACTACTGGTCTGACTTACTCGGGATGAAAATATATGAGAAGGATGAGGGAAAACAAAGGGCTTTGCTGGGCTATGGGGATAACCAG TTGTCAAAGATTGAAGCACTGATGAAAACGGAGAATCAGAAAATTTTAACACCTCTGGTTAGCTTGGACACACCTGGCAAAGCCACAGTGCAAGTGATTATTTTGGCTGATCCT GATGGCCATGAAATCTGTTTTGTGGGAGATGAAGCATTCAGAGATCTGTCCAAGGTGGACCCTAACGGTGACAAATTGTTAGATGAT GCCATGGCGGCAGACAACAGCGACAAATGGTTTGCtgaacagaagaagaagaaggctGCTGCTTAG
- the GLOD4 gene encoding glyoxalase domain-containing protein 4 isoform X3, with amino-acid sequence MGARRALHFVFKVADRGRTARFYRELLGMSVLRHEEFEEGCKASCNGPYDGKWSKTMVGYGPEDNHFVAELTYNYGIGEYRLGNDFLGITLVSSQAVSNAKKMGWPLKEIAAGVFEAEAPGGYKFYLEDREQAKQDPVLKVTLGVSDLQKSVNYWSDLLGMKIYEKDEGKQRALLGYGDNQCKLELKSVGGAVDHGTAFGRIAFSCAKEELSKIEALMKTENQKILTPLVSLDTPGKATVQVIILADPVDPNGDKLLDDAMAADNSDKWFAEQKKKKAAA; translated from the exons ATGGGGGCCCGGCGCGCGCTGCACTTTGTCTTCAAAGTAGCGGACCGCGGGCGGACCGCGCGCTTCTACCGCGAGCTGCTGGGCATGAGC GTTCTGAGGCATGAGGAGTTCGAGGAGGGATGCAAGGCCAGCTGCAACGG CCCTTATGAtggaaaatggagcaaaacaaTGGTGGGCTATGGGCCAGAAGACAACCACTTTGTTGCAGAGTTGACTTACAATTATGGTATTGGAGAATATCGCCTGGGCAATGACTTTCTG GGTATAACACTTGTgtccagccaggctgtgagcaaTGCAAAGAAGATGGGGTGGCCCCTCAAAGAAATCGCAGCTGGTGTTTTTGAAGCTGAAGCCCCAGGAGGATACAAGTTCTACTTGGAAGACAGGGAACAAGCCAAACAAG ATCCTGTGCTGAAGGTGACCTTGGGTGTCTCTGATCTGCAGAAGTCTGTTAACTACTGGTCTGACTTACTCGGGATGAAAATATATGAGAAGGATGAGGGAAAACAAAGGGCTTTGCTGGGCTATGGGGATAACCAG TGTAAGCTGGAGTTGAAGTCTGTTGGAGGAGCAGTGGATCACGGGACAGCATTTGGGCGGATTGCATTCTCCTGTGCAAAAGAGGAG TTGTCAAAGATTGAAGCACTGATGAAAACGGAGAATCAGAAAATTTTAACACCTCTGGTTAGCTTGGACACACCTGGCAAAGCCACAGTGCAAGTGATTATTTTGGCTGATCCT GTGGACCCTAACGGTGACAAATTGTTAGATGAT GCCATGGCGGCAGACAACAGCGACAAATGGTTTGCtgaacagaagaagaagaaggctGCTGCTTAG
- the GLOD4 gene encoding glyoxalase domain-containing protein 4 isoform X7, whose translation MGARRALHFVFKVADRGRTARFYRELLGMSVLRHEEFEEGCKASCNGPYDGKWSKTMVGYGPEDNHFVAELTYNYGIGEYRLGNDFLGITLVSSQAVSNAKKMGWPLKEIAAGVFEAEAPGGYKFYLEDREQAKQDPVLKVTLGVSDLQKSVNYWSDLLGMKIYEKDEGKQRALLGYGDNQCKLELKSVGGAVDHGTAFGRIAFSCAKEEAMAADNSDKWFAEQKKKKAAA comes from the exons ATGGGGGCCCGGCGCGCGCTGCACTTTGTCTTCAAAGTAGCGGACCGCGGGCGGACCGCGCGCTTCTACCGCGAGCTGCTGGGCATGAGC GTTCTGAGGCATGAGGAGTTCGAGGAGGGATGCAAGGCCAGCTGCAACGG CCCTTATGAtggaaaatggagcaaaacaaTGGTGGGCTATGGGCCAGAAGACAACCACTTTGTTGCAGAGTTGACTTACAATTATGGTATTGGAGAATATCGCCTGGGCAATGACTTTCTG GGTATAACACTTGTgtccagccaggctgtgagcaaTGCAAAGAAGATGGGGTGGCCCCTCAAAGAAATCGCAGCTGGTGTTTTTGAAGCTGAAGCCCCAGGAGGATACAAGTTCTACTTGGAAGACAGGGAACAAGCCAAACAAG ATCCTGTGCTGAAGGTGACCTTGGGTGTCTCTGATCTGCAGAAGTCTGTTAACTACTGGTCTGACTTACTCGGGATGAAAATATATGAGAAGGATGAGGGAAAACAAAGGGCTTTGCTGGGCTATGGGGATAACCAG TGTAAGCTGGAGTTGAAGTCTGTTGGAGGAGCAGTGGATCACGGGACAGCATTTGGGCGGATTGCATTCTCCTGTGCAAAAGAGGAG GCCATGGCGGCAGACAACAGCGACAAATGGTTTGCtgaacagaagaagaagaaggctGCTGCTTAG
- the GLOD4 gene encoding glyoxalase domain-containing protein 4 isoform X6, whose product MGARRALHFVFKVADRGRTARFYRELLGMSVLRHEEFEEGCKASCNGPYDGKWSKTMVGYGPEDNHFVAELTYNYGIGEYRLGNDFLGITLVSSQAVSNAKKMGWPLKEIAAGVFEAEAPGGYKFYLEDREQAKQDPVLKVTLGVSDLQKSVNYWSDLLGMKIYEKDEGKQRALLGYGDNQCKLELKSVGGAVDHGTAFGRIAFSCAKEEDGHEICFVGDEAFRDLSKVDPNGDKLLDDAMAADNSDKWFAEQKKKKAAA is encoded by the exons ATGGGGGCCCGGCGCGCGCTGCACTTTGTCTTCAAAGTAGCGGACCGCGGGCGGACCGCGCGCTTCTACCGCGAGCTGCTGGGCATGAGC GTTCTGAGGCATGAGGAGTTCGAGGAGGGATGCAAGGCCAGCTGCAACGG CCCTTATGAtggaaaatggagcaaaacaaTGGTGGGCTATGGGCCAGAAGACAACCACTTTGTTGCAGAGTTGACTTACAATTATGGTATTGGAGAATATCGCCTGGGCAATGACTTTCTG GGTATAACACTTGTgtccagccaggctgtgagcaaTGCAAAGAAGATGGGGTGGCCCCTCAAAGAAATCGCAGCTGGTGTTTTTGAAGCTGAAGCCCCAGGAGGATACAAGTTCTACTTGGAAGACAGGGAACAAGCCAAACAAG ATCCTGTGCTGAAGGTGACCTTGGGTGTCTCTGATCTGCAGAAGTCTGTTAACTACTGGTCTGACTTACTCGGGATGAAAATATATGAGAAGGATGAGGGAAAACAAAGGGCTTTGCTGGGCTATGGGGATAACCAG TGTAAGCTGGAGTTGAAGTCTGTTGGAGGAGCAGTGGATCACGGGACAGCATTTGGGCGGATTGCATTCTCCTGTGCAAAAGAGGAG GATGGCCATGAAATCTGTTTTGTGGGAGATGAAGCATTCAGAGATCTGTCCAAGGTGGACCCTAACGGTGACAAATTGTTAGATGAT GCCATGGCGGCAGACAACAGCGACAAATGGTTTGCtgaacagaagaagaagaaggctGCTGCTTAG
- the GLOD4 gene encoding glyoxalase domain-containing protein 4 isoform X2, which produces MGARRALHFVFKVADRGRTARFYRELLGMSVLRHEEFEEGCKASCNGPYDGKWSKTMVGYGPEDNHFVAELTYNYGIGEYRLGNDFLGITLVSSQAVSNAKKMGWPLKEIAAGVFEAEAPGGYKFYLEDREQAKQDPVLKVTLGVSDLQKSVNYWSDLLGMKIYEKDEGKQRALLGYGDNQCKLELKSVGGAVDHGTAFGRIAFSCAKEEKILTPLVSLDTPGKATVQVIILADPDGHEICFVGDEAFRDLSKVDPNGDKLLDDAMAADNSDKWFAEQKKKKAAA; this is translated from the exons ATGGGGGCCCGGCGCGCGCTGCACTTTGTCTTCAAAGTAGCGGACCGCGGGCGGACCGCGCGCTTCTACCGCGAGCTGCTGGGCATGAGC GTTCTGAGGCATGAGGAGTTCGAGGAGGGATGCAAGGCCAGCTGCAACGG CCCTTATGAtggaaaatggagcaaaacaaTGGTGGGCTATGGGCCAGAAGACAACCACTTTGTTGCAGAGTTGACTTACAATTATGGTATTGGAGAATATCGCCTGGGCAATGACTTTCTG GGTATAACACTTGTgtccagccaggctgtgagcaaTGCAAAGAAGATGGGGTGGCCCCTCAAAGAAATCGCAGCTGGTGTTTTTGAAGCTGAAGCCCCAGGAGGATACAAGTTCTACTTGGAAGACAGGGAACAAGCCAAACAAG ATCCTGTGCTGAAGGTGACCTTGGGTGTCTCTGATCTGCAGAAGTCTGTTAACTACTGGTCTGACTTACTCGGGATGAAAATATATGAGAAGGATGAGGGAAAACAAAGGGCTTTGCTGGGCTATGGGGATAACCAG TGTAAGCTGGAGTTGAAGTCTGTTGGAGGAGCAGTGGATCACGGGACAGCATTTGGGCGGATTGCATTCTCCTGTGCAAAAGAGGAG AAAATTTTAACACCTCTGGTTAGCTTGGACACACCTGGCAAAGCCACAGTGCAAGTGATTATTTTGGCTGATCCT GATGGCCATGAAATCTGTTTTGTGGGAGATGAAGCATTCAGAGATCTGTCCAAGGTGGACCCTAACGGTGACAAATTGTTAGATGAT GCCATGGCGGCAGACAACAGCGACAAATGGTTTGCtgaacagaagaagaagaaggctGCTGCTTAG
- the GLOD4 gene encoding glyoxalase domain-containing protein 4 isoform X4, translated as MGARRALHFVFKVADRGRTARFYRELLGMSVLRHEEFEEGCKASCNGPYDGKWSKTMVGYGPEDNHFVAELTYNYGIGEYRLGNDFLGITLVSSQAVSNAKKMGWPLKEIAAGVFEAEAPGGYKFYLEDREQAKQDPVLKVTLGVSDLQKSVNYWSDLLGMKIYEKDEGKQRALLGYGDNQCKLELKSVGGAVDHGTAFGRIAFSCAKEELSKIEALMKTENQKILTPLDGHEICFVGDEAFRDLSKVDPNGDKLLDDAMAADNSDKWFAEQKKKKAAA; from the exons ATGGGGGCCCGGCGCGCGCTGCACTTTGTCTTCAAAGTAGCGGACCGCGGGCGGACCGCGCGCTTCTACCGCGAGCTGCTGGGCATGAGC GTTCTGAGGCATGAGGAGTTCGAGGAGGGATGCAAGGCCAGCTGCAACGG CCCTTATGAtggaaaatggagcaaaacaaTGGTGGGCTATGGGCCAGAAGACAACCACTTTGTTGCAGAGTTGACTTACAATTATGGTATTGGAGAATATCGCCTGGGCAATGACTTTCTG GGTATAACACTTGTgtccagccaggctgtgagcaaTGCAAAGAAGATGGGGTGGCCCCTCAAAGAAATCGCAGCTGGTGTTTTTGAAGCTGAAGCCCCAGGAGGATACAAGTTCTACTTGGAAGACAGGGAACAAGCCAAACAAG ATCCTGTGCTGAAGGTGACCTTGGGTGTCTCTGATCTGCAGAAGTCTGTTAACTACTGGTCTGACTTACTCGGGATGAAAATATATGAGAAGGATGAGGGAAAACAAAGGGCTTTGCTGGGCTATGGGGATAACCAG TGTAAGCTGGAGTTGAAGTCTGTTGGAGGAGCAGTGGATCACGGGACAGCATTTGGGCGGATTGCATTCTCCTGTGCAAAAGAGGAG TTGTCAAAGATTGAAGCACTGATGAAAACGGAGAATCAGAAAATTTTAACACCTCTG GATGGCCATGAAATCTGTTTTGTGGGAGATGAAGCATTCAGAGATCTGTCCAAGGTGGACCCTAACGGTGACAAATTGTTAGATGAT GCCATGGCGGCAGACAACAGCGACAAATGGTTTGCtgaacagaagaagaagaaggctGCTGCTTAG